The Deltaproteobacteria bacterium HGW-Deltaproteobacteria-6 genome has a segment encoding these proteins:
- a CDS encoding TetR family transcriptional regulator produces MKMIKGNADVKEKLIEVGIGLFCEHGYHGTGIQDIVDALGVPKGSFYNYFKSKEGFASEIVKHYAGQISAMWDRLIAQGPDNDPLKMLRNVFEFMIRNQDGCSIKTGCLIGNLSGELAESSALCRGAMKSVMAEWCDRVAGLLEHAQLQGTVRRDIPAADLARFCWDTWEGGLLRMKIENSTVPIRRSISLLLDVFLKPLPAAPGADR; encoded by the coding sequence ATGAAAATGATCAAGGGAAACGCGGATGTAAAAGAAAAGCTGATTGAAGTCGGCATCGGATTGTTTTGTGAACATGGCTATCATGGAACAGGCATTCAGGACATTGTCGATGCCCTGGGAGTTCCCAAGGGATCCTTCTACAATTATTTCAAAAGTAAAGAAGGTTTTGCCTCGGAAATTGTCAAACACTATGCCGGCCAGATCTCCGCCATGTGGGACCGGTTGATTGCCCAAGGGCCGGATAATGACCCCCTTAAAATGTTGCGTAACGTTTTCGAGTTTATGATCCGGAACCAGGATGGCTGCAGCATCAAGACAGGCTGTCTGATCGGCAATTTGTCCGGGGAATTGGCGGAATCCAGCGCATTATGCAGAGGCGCCATGAAATCGGTTATGGCGGAATGGTGCGACCGTGTGGCCGGGCTTCTGGAACACGCCCAACTGCAAGGCACCGTACGCCGGGATATTCCGGCAGCGGACCTTGCCCGATTCTGCTGGGACACGTGGGAAGGCGGCCTGTTGCGCATGAAGATCGAGAATTCGACCGTGCCCATCCGCCGGAGTATTTCCCTTTTACTGGATGTATTTCTGAAACCTCTCCCCGCTGCACCGGGAGCGGATCGTTAA